A region of Canis lupus familiaris isolate Mischka breed German Shepherd chromosome 38, alternate assembly UU_Cfam_GSD_1.0, whole genome shotgun sequence DNA encodes the following proteins:
- the OR10T1 gene encoding olfactory receptor family 10 subfamily T member 1 codes for MRRQNQSMITEFILIGFSNLGDLQILLFFLFLLVYLTTLMANATIMTVIRLDRTLHTPMYFFLFVLSCSETCYTLVIVPKMLTNLLSTSQTISFPACAAQLYFFVGLACTNCFLIAVMGYDRYVAICNPLNYTLVVSRATCVQLVLASSCCGFLISVVVNVLVFSVPFCASNRINHFFCDIFPVIKLGCTDTNVKEMVIFFLSILVLLVPLVLIFISYVFIVSTILKIASAEGQRKAFATCASHLTVVIVHYGCASFIYLRPTSLYSSEKDRLVAVTYTVITPLLNPLVYTLRNKEVKTALSKVLSRYSFPKTV; via the coding sequence ATGAGGAGACAGAACCAGAGCATGATTACGGAGTTCATCCTTATCGGCTTCTCAAACCTGGGAGATCTGCAgatccttctcttcttcctcttcctcctggttTACCTGACCACTCTGATGGCCAATGCCACCATCATGACTGTCATCCGTCTGGACAGGACTTTGCACACCCCTAtgtacttctttctctttgtcctctCCTGCTCTGAAACCTGCTACACCTTGGTCATTGTACCAAAAATGCTGACCAACCTGCTTTCCACGAGTCAGACTATTTCTTTTCCTGCGTGTGCTGCTCAGCTCTACTTCTTCGTGGGCTTGGCTTGTACCAACTGTTTTCTCATTGCCGTAATGGGCTACGACCGCTACGTTGCCATCTGCAACCCTCTCAACTACACGCTTGTTGTCAGCAGAGCCACCTGTGTGCAACTGGTCCTAGCCTCCAGCTGCTGTGGCTTCCTGATCTCTGTGGTTGTTAATGTCTTGGTGTTTAGTGTGCCCTTCTGTGCCTCCAATCGGATCAACCActttttctgtgatattttcCCAGTCATCAAACTAGGCTGCACTGACACCAACGTGAAGGAGATGGTCATCTTCTTCCTCAGCATTCTGGTATTGCTGGTCCCCCTAGTGCTGATCTTCATCTCCTACGTCTTCATTGTCTCCACCATCCTCAAGATTGCATCCGCCGAGGGGCAGCGGAAGGCCTTTGCTACCTGCGCCTCCCACCTCACAGTGGTCATCGTCCACTATGGCTGCGCCTCCTTCATCTACCTGAGGCCCACATCCCTGTACTCCTCAGAAAAGGACCGGCTCGTGGCAGTGACCTACACTGTGATCACCCCGCTGCTTAACCCCCTTGTCTACACCCTGAGAAATAAAGAAGTCAAGACTGCACTGAGTAAGGTTCTCAGCAGGTACTCATTCCCCAAAACTGTATGA
- the OR10K2 gene encoding olfactory receptor family 10 subfamily K member 2, producing the protein MEQGNETLVREFIFLGFSSLAGLQRLLFVAFLPLYLFTLGTNAIIISTIVLDRALHTPMYFFLAVLSCSETCYTFVIVPKMLVDLLAQKKTISFVGCAIQMFTFLFLGCSHSFLLAAMGYDRYVAICNPLRYTELMGHRVCVGLVATACACGLTIAQIITSLVFYLPFRSSNQLHHYFCDIPPVLKVASQHTHLSQIVIIMLCALVLVIPLLLILVSYIHIISAIIQFPSTLGRYKAFSTCASHLIVVTIHYGCASFIYLRLKSTYSSSQDALISVSYTMLTPLFNPLIYSLRNKEFRSALHRAVRKIIFLPQC; encoded by the coding sequence ATGGAGCAGGGCAATGAGACCCTGGTGAGGGAGTTCATCTTCCTTGGCTTCTCTTCTCTGGCCGGGCTGCAGCGGCTGCTCTTCGTCGCCTTCCTGCCCCTCTACCTGTTCACTCTGGGCACCAATGCCATCATCATTTCCACCATCGTGCTGGACAGAGCCCtgcacacccccatgtacttcttcctggcCGTCCTCTCCTGCTCCGAGACCTGCTACACCTTTGTCATCGTCCCCAAGATGCTGGTGGACCTGCTGGCCCAGAAGAAGACCATCTCCTTCGTGGGCTGTGCCATCCAGATGTTCACCTTCCTCTTCCTCGGCTGCTCTCACTCCTTCCTGCTGGCAGCCATGGGGTATGACCGCTACGTGGCCATCTGTAACCCTCTGCGCTACACAGAGCTCATGGGACACCGGGTGTGTGTGGGACTCGTGGCCACTGCCTGTGCCTGTGGCTTGACTATTGCACAGATTATCACCTCCCTGGTGTTTTACCTGCCGTTCCGCTCCTCCAACCAGCTCCATCACTACTTCTGCGACATCCCTCCTGTCCTCAAAGTGGCATCTCAACATACCCACTTGAGTCAGATTGTCATTATCATGCTCTGTGCATTGGTCCTGGTTATCCCTCTGCTACTGATTTTGGTATCCTATATTCACATCATCTCTGCCATCATCCAATTTCCTTCCACATTAGGCAGATACAAAGCTTTCTCCACCTGTGCGTCCCACCTCATTGTTGTCACCATTCATTATGGTTGCGCCTCCTTTATCTACTTAAGGCTCAAGTCCACCTACTCCTCAAGCCAGGATGCTCTCATATCAGTCTCCTACACCATGCTCACTCCACTGTTCAACCCACTGATTTATAGCCTCAGAAATAAAGAGTTCAGGTCAGCGCTTCACAGAGCTGTGCGAAAAATCATTTTCCTGCCACAATGTTAA